From a single Gimesia fumaroli genomic region:
- the tadA gene encoding tRNA adenosine(34) deaminase TadA — translation MIDRPDDPGFSPGDRDLLQLHTSWMRFAYDEARAAFEEDEVPVGAVIVYQDRIIAAAHNQREMLSDPTAHAEMIAITQAAESLGSWRLSDCILYVTLEPCPMCAGAIIQSRIPLVIYGTADEKAGACHSLFQITSDTRLNHQSTVISGVMQEECRTILQEFFRRKRAEGKK, via the coding sequence ATGATCGACCGACCTGACGACCCCGGTTTTTCTCCCGGCGACCGAGACTTGCTGCAACTGCATACGAGTTGGATGCGGTTTGCCTATGATGAAGCACGTGCGGCATTTGAAGAAGATGAAGTGCCTGTCGGCGCTGTGATTGTCTATCAGGATCGGATCATTGCAGCCGCGCATAATCAGCGCGAAATGCTAAGCGACCCGACGGCACATGCCGAGATGATTGCCATTACCCAGGCCGCCGAGTCTCTCGGTTCATGGCGGCTTTCCGACTGTATTTTGTATGTCACGCTGGAGCCTTGTCCGATGTGTGCCGGGGCGATTATTCAGTCGCGCATTCCGCTGGTGATCTATGGGACAGCGGATGAAAAAGCAGGCGCCTGTCACTCATTATTTCAAATTACCAGCGACACACGATTGAATCATCAGAGCACCGTGATCAGTGGTGTGATGCAGGAAGAATGCCGCACGATACTGCAGGAGTTTTTTCGACGTAAACGGGCGGAAGGGAAAAAGTGA
- a CDS encoding Gfo/Idh/MocA family protein — MSHLSRRHFLKKSVFGGLFMGLSAKSYRSTFAAVPPSERVRIGMIGVGNQGGPRNNMKYFLNNIEALCDLDQNYLSEADEFLKKNANKSAMMTDDYRRLLDSKDLDAVVVTVPDQWHAKMTVEACRAGKDVYCEKPLTLVVDEGPVMIDAARKHNRVVQTGTMQRSGKEFKLAVDLVQSGLLGKIHTVNVTLPGPNWIARAGKPVPNSAPPQGFDFDRWLGPAPERPYNKNRVHYLFRFFWDYSGGQQTNFGAHHLDIAQWGLGMDESGPVSAEGSATFNPDGWYETPDSTNIKYTYDNGVVLNCRQVPGTKSKKQGTEFVGEKGSLFVYRGGIIANPPELLKSVDVPKIVNRDANIAHVNNFLDCIKTRKKPAADISIGHRSATVCHLGNIAVRTGKKIQWDPKQETIVGDTEAAKWLSKEYRKPYELTST; from the coding sequence ATGTCCCATCTGTCACGTCGTCACTTCCTGAAAAAATCGGTCTTCGGTGGACTCTTTATGGGGCTGAGTGCCAAAAGCTATCGTTCCACCTTCGCTGCAGTCCCGCCCAGCGAACGCGTTCGGATTGGCATGATCGGCGTCGGCAACCAGGGTGGACCACGGAACAACATGAAGTACTTCCTTAACAACATTGAAGCACTCTGTGATCTGGATCAAAACTATTTGTCGGAAGCAGACGAGTTTCTTAAGAAAAACGCGAACAAGTCCGCGATGATGACCGACGATTATCGCAGACTGCTCGATTCCAAAGACCTCGACGCTGTCGTCGTGACCGTTCCCGATCAATGGCACGCGAAGATGACCGTCGAAGCGTGTCGCGCCGGTAAAGACGTTTATTGTGAAAAGCCGCTGACGCTCGTTGTGGACGAAGGCCCCGTGATGATCGATGCAGCTCGCAAACACAATCGAGTAGTCCAGACGGGAACCATGCAACGCAGCGGCAAAGAGTTCAAGCTGGCCGTCGACCTGGTACAGTCCGGATTACTGGGCAAAATTCATACCGTGAATGTGACATTGCCCGGACCCAACTGGATCGCACGGGCCGGCAAACCTGTTCCCAACAGCGCACCGCCACAAGGCTTCGATTTTGATCGCTGGCTCGGACCGGCACCAGAGCGTCCTTACAACAAAAATCGGGTACACTATCTGTTCCGCTTCTTCTGGGATTACAGTGGCGGACAGCAAACCAACTTTGGCGCCCACCATCTGGACATCGCACAATGGGGACTCGGCATGGATGAAAGTGGCCCAGTCAGTGCGGAAGGATCGGCTACATTCAACCCCGATGGCTGGTACGAAACTCCCGATTCCACCAACATCAAATACACGTACGACAACGGTGTCGTTCTCAACTGTCGTCAGGTTCCCGGCACGAAGAGTAAAAAACAGGGAACCGAGTTCGTCGGCGAAAAGGGCAGCCTGTTTGTCTATCGCGGCGGCATCATCGCCAACCCACCCGAACTGTTGAAATCGGTCGACGTGCCAAAGATTGTGAACCGCGATGCCAATATCGCGCACGTGAACAATTTCCTGGACTGTATTAAGACCCGCAAAAAACCTGCCGCCGACATCAGCATCGGACATCGCTCCGCAACGGTCTGTCACCTCGGCAACATCGCCGTTCGTACCGGCAAGAAGATCCAGTGGGATCCCAAACAGGAAACCATCGTCGGTGATACCGAAGCCGCTAAATGGCTCTCTAAAGAATACCGCAAACCATACGAACTGACTTCAACCTAG
- a CDS encoding DUF6268 family outer membrane beta-barrel protein, whose amino-acid sequence MFSLRFFFILSLIGFPFGIQQSLHAQSETPGHVFLSEPSETVLAGFLPTDRSIRVEDGLPLESPVPPAEEPFASDPDEPSVSKRSPDLKSLMKPRFDSSAEWEPKVNGVGISSYDLSMKLPVYPIFGPPPPFINLGYSFTQIDAPAAMDLPQSLNEFSFGMSWMRRIKEKWMARYTLNGAFASDMNNTSSTAWQIRGGMFAMYRPNETWNFAFGALATGQSDVPVLPVLGAIWQPRPSLKVNLMLPSPRISLLLSETEQRQHWAYVGGGFSGGTWAYRRANGVGERLNYREWRFVLGWESTPPKKPGSFGSSGTTLNAEIGYVFGRKFEFDNSVPDIKIDNTLLLRSGIRF is encoded by the coding sequence ATGTTCTCGCTACGTTTCTTCTTCATACTCTCTCTGATCGGATTTCCGTTTGGTATCCAGCAGAGTCTGCATGCGCAGTCTGAAACGCCGGGTCATGTTTTCCTTTCAGAACCATCGGAAACCGTTCTGGCAGGATTCCTGCCGACTGATCGCAGTATTCGTGTGGAAGATGGGCTTCCGCTGGAGAGCCCTGTCCCACCGGCAGAAGAACCTTTTGCATCTGATCCGGATGAACCATCTGTTTCAAAGAGATCTCCGGATTTGAAATCACTCATGAAGCCGCGGTTTGACAGCTCGGCCGAATGGGAACCAAAAGTGAACGGTGTTGGAATCAGTTCTTATGATTTGTCAATGAAGCTACCGGTCTACCCGATTTTCGGGCCACCACCTCCGTTCATCAATCTCGGTTATTCATTCACGCAAATCGATGCGCCCGCTGCGATGGATTTGCCTCAGAGTCTGAATGAGTTTTCGTTTGGGATGTCATGGATGCGCCGAATCAAAGAAAAATGGATGGCACGTTATACACTCAATGGTGCATTTGCGTCGGACATGAATAATACGAGCAGTACGGCATGGCAGATACGAGGTGGCATGTTTGCCATGTATCGACCTAATGAAACCTGGAATTTTGCTTTTGGGGCACTCGCCACCGGTCAGAGTGATGTTCCGGTTCTGCCGGTCCTGGGGGCGATTTGGCAGCCGCGGCCTTCGCTCAAGGTTAATTTGATGCTGCCCAGTCCAAGAATCTCTCTGCTTTTATCGGAGACAGAGCAGCGCCAGCATTGGGCCTATGTCGGCGGCGGCTTCTCAGGAGGTACATGGGCCTACCGGCGTGCCAACGGCGTGGGAGAACGACTTAACTATCGTGAGTGGCGATTCGTTTTGGGATGGGAATCCACTCCCCCGAAAAAGCCGGGAAGCTTTGGTTCCAGTGGCACGACGTTGAATGCAGAGATCGGTTACGTCTTCGGCCGAAAGTTTGAATTTGACAACAGCGTACCTGACATCAAGATTGATAACACACTCTTACTGCGCTCTGGAATCCGTTTCTAG
- a CDS encoding carbon storage regulator, whose protein sequence is MHIISREANESILIGEHTVVKVLEVFGDRVKLSIETPGAEPAYWEKVVYLDQSVEAEELESVQIGG, encoded by the coding sequence ATGCATATTATCTCTCGTGAAGCGAATGAGAGTATCCTCATCGGGGAACATACGGTTGTTAAAGTGCTTGAAGTATTTGGGGATCGTGTAAAACTGTCGATTGAAACTCCCGGGGCAGAACCTGCTTACTGGGAGAAAGTTGTCTACCTGGATCAGTCTGTTGAGGCTGAGGAACTTGAGTCTGTTCAAATCGGTGGGTGA
- a CDS encoding right-handed parallel beta-helix repeat-containing protein gives MRGIVISYSILLIIGLLVISSQPGKSQDSQSPVLATATPTLQSFGVAGDGVTDDTAAIQRAVDSGECQIMFPKGVYRITKTISIDLDKLGPTSISGDGTATIIMAGAGPAFRFIGTHEGTASPKTVKENVWLKQRSPLVDGLEIVGDHPDACGIEATGTMQITLTRLTIRRALHGIHFVKRNRNLIVSNCHIYQNRGAGIFYDHVNIHQSNIVGCHISYNAGGGVVVRKGDIRNIHIGTCDIEGNMGDENSEPTANVLIDSEGASVGEIAIVGNTIQHDHFAPGSANIRINEHARIRPHSEEYRDGNITIADNVLSDVQTNIEVTSARGVTITGNTMWKGYSHNIRVDDCRNILVSNNVLDRNPRYHYADGSTAQVGMLFTNCDGCTISGNHINGTGDETAAFEIRDSRRMNVTNCTILDYAKEGLLLKNVSDSRISDCLIRSDLRGSENAQAIQIIGGKDNQIVNNLYKK, from the coding sequence ATGCGCGGCATCGTAATCAGTTATTCAATCCTTCTGATCATCGGTCTTCTAGTGATTTCCTCGCAACCAGGAAAATCACAGGACAGTCAATCGCCAGTTCTTGCAACAGCGACGCCGACTCTTCAATCGTTTGGCGTTGCGGGAGACGGAGTTACTGACGATACCGCCGCCATCCAGCGCGCTGTCGACTCGGGAGAATGCCAGATCATGTTTCCCAAAGGCGTCTACCGTATCACGAAAACCATCAGCATCGATCTGGACAAACTGGGACCGACCTCGATTAGTGGCGATGGCACCGCCACCATCATTATGGCGGGCGCCGGTCCCGCGTTTCGCTTCATCGGCACGCACGAAGGAACCGCCAGTCCAAAGACGGTCAAAGAAAATGTCTGGTTGAAGCAACGTTCTCCACTTGTGGACGGCTTGGAAATCGTGGGCGATCATCCGGATGCCTGTGGCATTGAAGCAACGGGAACCATGCAGATTACCCTGACCCGACTCACGATCCGCCGCGCGCTGCATGGAATTCACTTTGTCAAACGCAATCGAAATCTGATCGTTTCCAACTGTCATATTTATCAGAACCGCGGTGCCGGTATCTTTTACGATCACGTCAATATCCATCAGTCCAATATAGTTGGCTGTCACATTTCCTATAACGCAGGCGGCGGTGTTGTCGTCCGCAAGGGTGATATTCGCAACATTCATATCGGCACGTGTGATATTGAAGGCAACATGGGAGATGAGAACTCCGAACCGACGGCCAATGTACTGATCGATTCGGAAGGCGCCTCGGTGGGAGAAATCGCCATCGTCGGTAACACCATTCAACACGATCACTTTGCCCCCGGCTCCGCCAATATTCGCATCAACGAACACGCCCGCATTCGACCGCATTCCGAAGAATACCGCGATGGCAACATCACCATCGCCGACAATGTTCTCTCTGACGTGCAGACCAACATCGAAGTCACCAGCGCCCGCGGAGTAACCATTACCGGCAACACGATGTGGAAAGGTTACTCGCACAATATTCGTGTCGACGACTGTCGGAACATTCTCGTTTCCAATAACGTGCTGGATCGCAATCCCCGTTATCACTACGCTGACGGCAGCACCGCCCAGGTCGGTATGCTCTTTACGAATTGCGATGGCTGCACCATCAGCGGCAACCATATCAATGGTACGGGCGATGAAACCGCGGCGTTCGAAATCCGTGATTCCCGCCGCATGAATGTGACAAACTGCACCATCCTCGATTACGCGAAAGAGGGACTGTTGCTGAAAAACGTTTCCGACAGTCGCATCTCTGATTGTTTGATTCGCAGCGATCTGCGGGGAAGTGAAAACGCCCAGGCCATCCAGATCATCGGCGGCAAGGATAATCAAATCGTGAACAACCTTTATAAAAAATAA
- a CDS encoding isoprenyl transferase: protein MPAISEQDGESLGLESRQLPRHIAIIMDGNGRWASRRGFPRIEGHRQGVNSVRTVVEESTRLGIEQLTLYCLSSENWKRPALELNLLMQLLKKFVIGEREEIMRQNIRFTTIGRRSDLPKDVLAEVDKTIRESQENTGMQLCLALNYGSRSEIVDAVKSIVSEVEQGNLKADEIDEEVISSHLYTAGMPDPDLVIRTAGEMRVSNFLLWQISYAELWVTETYWPDFSVSDFWQALRDFAARDRRFGGLKG from the coding sequence GTGCCCGCCATTTCGGAACAGGATGGGGAATCGCTTGGCTTAGAGTCCCGACAGCTACCGCGGCATATCGCCATTATTATGGATGGCAATGGTCGGTGGGCGTCGCGTCGTGGATTTCCACGAATTGAGGGACACCGCCAGGGAGTCAACAGTGTCCGCACCGTGGTCGAAGAATCGACGCGACTGGGCATCGAACAACTGACGCTGTACTGTCTCAGTAGCGAGAATTGGAAACGTCCCGCATTGGAATTAAACCTGCTGATGCAGCTCTTAAAAAAGTTTGTCATCGGTGAACGGGAAGAAATCATGCGTCAGAATATCCGCTTCACGACGATTGGTCGTCGCAGCGATCTTCCCAAGGATGTGCTCGCTGAAGTCGATAAAACGATCCGTGAGAGCCAGGAAAACACAGGCATGCAACTCTGCCTGGCGCTCAATTATGGCAGTCGCTCCGAAATTGTGGACGCTGTCAAATCGATCGTCTCCGAAGTTGAACAGGGAAATCTCAAAGCAGACGAGATCGATGAAGAGGTGATTTCATCGCACCTTTATACCGCCGGCATGCCCGATCCCGATCTGGTGATCCGCACGGCCGGGGAAATGCGGGTCAGTAATTTTCTATTGTGGCAGATCAGCTATGCCGAACTGTGGGTCACCGAAACCTATTGGCCTGACTTCTCTGTTTCTGATTTCTGGCAGGCACTGCGTGACTTCGCTGCCCGGGACCGCCGCTTCGGTGGGTTGAAAGGATAA
- a CDS encoding phosphatidate cytidylyltransferase — MLGWRLLISAILIPLLFGLFYLDQRAGVSAPYLLGLSCLLIVRGSWEITDLLTVRNLVPSFRLVCGLSLSICVAAWVPFLQGASSDPQTLSLALMAVTYAVSVLIIFLKGAIQFQEPGQSMETIGAEILSVSYMGFLLAMLAELRWVLGPETGYLALGSLIISAKMGDIGGYTFGRLWGKTKLVPRLSPGKTQVGGYGAIFGAALGAFLWLHFTISLFHSGWMASPWYWSILFGAIIGVVGLVGDLCESLIKRDVGKKDSAELLPGFGGLLDLLDSPLYAGPVAFLLWKLLPLITVAN; from the coding sequence ATGCTGGGCTGGCGGTTACTGATTTCTGCAATCCTGATTCCCCTGTTGTTTGGATTGTTCTATCTGGATCAGCGTGCGGGAGTCAGCGCACCTTATTTGTTGGGACTCAGCTGCCTGTTAATTGTCAGAGGCAGTTGGGAAATCACAGACTTACTGACGGTTCGCAATCTGGTCCCGAGTTTTCGACTGGTCTGCGGCTTGTCACTTTCCATCTGCGTCGCCGCCTGGGTTCCGTTTCTGCAAGGCGCGTCTTCCGATCCACAAACGCTGTCCCTGGCTTTGATGGCGGTCACCTATGCGGTTTCAGTTCTGATCATCTTTCTGAAAGGAGCCATCCAGTTTCAGGAACCGGGACAGAGTATGGAAACCATCGGTGCCGAAATTCTGTCTGTTTCTTATATGGGCTTTTTGCTTGCCATGCTGGCAGAGTTGCGTTGGGTCCTCGGTCCCGAAACCGGCTATCTGGCACTCGGCTCGCTGATCATCAGCGCCAAAATGGGAGACATCGGCGGCTACACCTTCGGTCGCTTATGGGGCAAAACGAAACTGGTGCCGCGACTCAGTCCCGGGAAAACTCAGGTTGGCGGATACGGGGCCATTTTTGGCGCTGCCCTGGGAGCATTTCTCTGGTTGCACTTTACTATCTCGCTGTTTCACTCGGGATGGATGGCCTCTCCCTGGTACTGGTCAATTCTGTTCGGGGCAATTATCGGCGTCGTTGGTCTGGTGGGTGATTTGTGTGAATCACTCATCAAACGGGATGTTGGAAAAAAAGATTCTGCAGAGCTGTTGCCCGGCTTTGGGGGGCTGCTGGATCTGTTGGACAGCCCGCTTTACGCCGGCCCGGTCGCATTTTTGCTCTGGAAACTGCTGCCGCTGATTACCGTTGCTAACTGA
- a CDS encoding golvesin C-terminal-like domain-containing protein, with product MKYYPATLIVLALLLNTHVKVTAKEPASKRKLHPDAVKNTHPPGEVDKPELVPFIVSDPEKMQGIVVDETEAKLIGTWQYSTHTPPYVGLGYLHDQKKGKGEKAVIFTPELPKAGRYEVRLSHCYNIRRSTNTPITIHHADGEKTIRINQQDIPEHQRLFRTLGVFHFNKGKSGWVKVSNKGTDGNYVIADAVQFLYRGN from the coding sequence ATGAAATATTATCCAGCCACTCTGATCGTTCTGGCATTGCTGCTTAACACACATGTAAAAGTGACTGCCAAAGAACCGGCGTCCAAGCGCAAGCTGCATCCGGATGCGGTCAAGAATACCCATCCGCCTGGTGAAGTGGATAAGCCGGAACTGGTGCCGTTCATCGTGTCGGACCCTGAAAAAATGCAGGGCATTGTCGTTGATGAAACCGAGGCGAAGCTCATTGGCACGTGGCAGTATTCCACGCATACGCCCCCGTACGTTGGGCTCGGTTATCTGCACGATCAGAAAAAAGGGAAGGGCGAGAAAGCAGTCATCTTTACGCCAGAGCTTCCCAAAGCAGGCCGCTACGAAGTGCGGCTTTCGCACTGCTATAATATTCGACGTTCCACGAACACGCCGATCACCATTCATCATGCCGACGGCGAGAAAACGATCCGCATCAATCAGCAGGACATCCCCGAGCATCAGAGGCTGTTCCGTACCCTCGGCGTGTTTCATTTCAATAAGGGAAAATCAGGCTGGGTCAAGGTTTCCAATAAAGGCACCGATGGCAATTACGTGATTGCCGACGCCGTCCAGTTTTTGTATCGAGGCAATTAA